From one Nitrosococcus halophilus Nc 4 genomic stretch:
- a CDS encoding sterol desaturase family protein, whose protein sequence is MDLTEFVLSNEILLRLGFFFGVFGTMALWERVAPRRKLSVSRPVRWLNNLGLTFFNALLLRWLFPAAAVGMAVFAIEQGWGLFNYYSPPFWLAVAASVLILDFIIWLQHVMFHAVPTLWRLHRVHHADLDFDITTGVRFHPLEMVLSMLIKFAAIGVLGSPVVAVILFEILLNATSMFNHSNVRLPARLDQILRWFLVTPDMHRVHHSVEDDETNSNFGFNLPWWDRLLGTYRDQPRAGHETMGIGIHTFRDLRHCAWLPGMLWLPFIGRIADYAINRRQWNNNND, encoded by the coding sequence ATGGATTTAACTGAGTTTGTCCTCTCAAACGAAATACTGCTTCGGCTGGGATTTTTCTTCGGTGTCTTCGGCACCATGGCCCTGTGGGAACGGGTGGCTCCCCGGCGCAAGCTCTCCGTATCCAGACCGGTGCGGTGGTTGAACAACCTGGGACTGACGTTCTTTAACGCCCTCCTTTTGCGATGGCTATTCCCCGCCGCCGCGGTAGGCATGGCAGTGTTTGCCATTGAGCAGGGTTGGGGACTGTTTAATTACTATTCTCCCCCCTTCTGGCTGGCTGTAGCTGCTTCGGTGCTGATATTGGACTTCATCATTTGGCTCCAGCACGTCATGTTCCATGCCGTACCCACCTTATGGCGGCTCCACCGCGTACATCACGCCGATCTCGACTTTGACATCACCACTGGAGTCCGTTTCCATCCCCTGGAAATGGTACTTTCCATGCTAATCAAGTTCGCTGCTATCGGGGTGCTCGGTTCCCCTGTGGTGGCCGTCATCCTCTTTGAAATTTTGCTTAATGCCACTTCCATGTTTAATCATAGCAATGTGCGCCTCCCCGCCCGGCTGGACCAAATACTACGCTGGTTCCTGGTGACCCCCGACATGCACCGCGTGCATCACTCCGTGGAAGACGATGAAACCAACTCTAACTTCGGCTTCAACCTGCCCTGGTGGGATCGTCTGCTCGGCACCTACCGCGACCAGCCCCGTGCGGGCCATGAAACCATGGGCATCGGCATCCATACTTTTCGCGACCTCCGCCATTGCGCCTGGTTGCCGGGAATGCTGTGGTTGCCCTTTATAGGCCGAATAGCCGACTATGCCATCAATCGCCGTCAATGGAATAATAATAATGATTAA
- a CDS encoding heavy-metal-associated domain-containing protein, protein MVASVSTILLNSFLGRLLPKPREAQCEQSEVHTLELHIPSMHCESCLNAITQAVTQFPEVLEVQGDLKKKIVSIRYQEDHAAPDRIRRVIDEVGFPAG, encoded by the coding sequence ATGGTGGCCAGTGTCTCTACGATCCTGCTCAATTCTTTCCTAGGCCGGTTACTTCCTAAGCCGAGGGAAGCCCAGTGCGAGCAATCTGAGGTGCACACGCTGGAACTCCACATTCCGTCGATGCATTGTGAAAGTTGCCTAAACGCTATTACCCAGGCTGTGACTCAATTCCCGGAAGTGCTAGAGGTCCAAGGCGATTTAAAAAAGAAAATCGTCTCCATTCGCTATCAGGAAGATCATGCCGCACCGGATCGGATTCGACGGGTTATCGATGAAGTTGGTTTTCCCGCAGGCTAA
- a CDS encoding REP-associated tyrosine transposase, with translation MSRYRRTYIEGGCYFFTVVTCRRRPLFAYPETVALLRSAFRKVMTERPFTVDGIVVLPDHLHCLWLLPKGDSDFSSRWREIKKHVSRRFPDSRNLRNEKTIWQRRFWEHAIRDEQDWRRHMDYIHFNPVKHGLASSPPEWPWSSFLKCVEKGWGRDEPLQIANMDLE, from the coding sequence ATGAGTCGTTATCGCCGTACTTATATTGAAGGCGGCTGCTATTTCTTTACTGTTGTTACCTGCCGCCGCCGCCCGCTATTTGCTTACCCTGAAACCGTGGCGTTGCTACGTTCGGCCTTTCGTAAAGTGATGACGGAAAGACCTTTCACTGTGGATGGGATCGTGGTTCTACCCGATCATCTACACTGTCTTTGGCTTTTACCGAAAGGCGACAGCGATTTCTCTAGCCGCTGGCGCGAAATTAAAAAACATGTCTCCCGGCGCTTCCCTGATTCTCGCAATCTTCGTAATGAAAAAACTATTTGGCAACGACGTTTCTGGGAGCATGCCATTCGAGATGAGCAGGATTGGCGGCGGCATATGGATTACATCCACTTTAACCCGGTAAAACATGGTTTGGCCTCGTCACCGCCAGAGTGGCCTTGGTCATCATTTCTTAAATGTGTGGAAAAAGGATGGGGACGTGATGAGCCCCTGCAAATCGCCAATATGGATTTAGAGTGA